In Limnohabitans sp. INBF002, one genomic interval encodes:
- the dnaA gene encoding chromosomal replication initiator protein DnaA: MNQGLPSSAADSLPPGSGEGLWQACVDQLAQELPEQQFNTWIKPLVANVAEDFSKVVILVGNRFKLDWIRAQYANRIAGLLQQMRGQSIQVELAITPKETPVRIKPVSFSQELESLPESFVGLEEGIPSGPRTRLNTALTFDTLVEGTANRMARAAAMHVATMPGQLYNPLFIYGGVGLGKTHLMHAVGNKLLSERPEAKVLYIHAEQFVSDVVKAYQRKTFDEFKERYHSLDLLLIDDVQFFANKERTQEEFFNAFEALLAKKSHIIMTSDTYPKGLTDIHERLVSRFDAGLTVAIEPPELEMRVAILISKSRAEGSEMPEEVAFFVAKNVRSNVRELEGALRKILAYSRFNQKEISIQLARDALRDLLSIQNRQISVENIQKTVADYYKIKVADMYSKKRPASIARPRQIAMYLAKELTQKSLPEIGELFGGRDHTTVLHAVRKITAERQQMADLNQQLHVLEQTLKG, translated from the coding sequence ATGAACCAGGGTCTTCCATCTTCTGCCGCCGACAGCCTACCACCAGGTTCTGGTGAGGGTTTGTGGCAGGCCTGCGTCGATCAATTGGCGCAAGAATTGCCCGAACAGCAGTTCAATACTTGGATCAAACCGCTGGTCGCCAACGTCGCTGAAGACTTCAGCAAAGTGGTTATTTTGGTCGGCAACCGCTTCAAATTAGACTGGATTCGCGCCCAATACGCCAATCGAATTGCAGGCTTGTTACAACAAATGCGCGGGCAATCGATTCAAGTGGAGTTAGCGATTACTCCCAAAGAAACCCCCGTCAGAATTAAGCCTGTCTCATTTTCCCAAGAGCTTGAGTCTTTGCCCGAAAGCTTTGTGGGCCTTGAAGAGGGTATTCCCAGCGGCCCTCGTACACGCCTCAATACAGCCTTGACCTTTGACACCTTGGTTGAAGGTACCGCTAACCGCATGGCACGTGCTGCTGCGATGCATGTGGCCACCATGCCAGGGCAGTTGTACAACCCTTTGTTCATCTATGGCGGTGTGGGTTTGGGCAAGACCCATTTGATGCATGCAGTCGGCAACAAGCTGTTGTCCGAACGTCCCGAGGCTAAAGTTCTCTACATCCATGCGGAACAGTTTGTTTCTGATGTGGTTAAAGCCTATCAACGTAAAACTTTTGACGAATTCAAAGAGCGTTATCACTCGTTAGATCTGCTTTTGATCGACGATGTTCAGTTTTTTGCCAACAAAGAACGCACCCAAGAAGAGTTTTTCAACGCATTTGAAGCCTTGCTGGCTAAAAAATCGCACATCATTATGACGAGTGATACCTATCCAAAAGGGTTGACCGACATTCATGAACGTTTGGTGTCGCGTTTTGATGCGGGTTTGACAGTGGCGATTGAACCGCCTGAACTCGAAATGCGTGTGGCCATCTTGATCAGTAAATCACGCGCTGAAGGCTCTGAAATGCCTGAAGAAGTGGCCTTCTTCGTTGCAAAGAACGTGCGTTCCAACGTGCGCGAGCTCGAAGGCGCCTTGCGCAAAATTTTGGCTTATTCGCGTTTCAATCAAAAAGAAATTTCAATTCAACTGGCTCGCGACGCACTGCGTGATTTGCTCTCTATTCAGAATCGCCAGATTTCCGTAGAGAACATCCAAAAAACCGTTGCCGACTATTACAAGATCAAAGTGGCGGACATGTACTCTAAGAAGCGCCCTGCCTCGATTGCACGTCCACGTCAGATTGCCATGTACTTGGCCAAAGAACTCACGCAAAAGAGCCTTCCTGAAATTGGTGAGCTGTTTGGCGGACGAGACCACACCACCGTCCTACATGCCGTTCGCAAAATCACGGCAGAGCGTCAACAAATGGCTGACCTGAACCAACAACTGCACGTTTTAGAACAAACACTCAAGGGCTAA
- the dnaN gene encoding DNA polymerase III subunit beta, whose product MIVLKATQDKVLSVLQSVAGIVERRHTLPILANVLIRKTGSALQLTTSDLEIQIRTTAELDGDAGNFTTTVGARKLIDILRTMPSDQTVSLESNQNKLILKGGKSRFTLQSLPAEDFPLVQEAANFGPSFSVPQKTLKELLHQVSFAMAVHDIRYYLNGILFVAEGKQLSLVATDGHRLAFSSATLDVEVPRQEVILPRKTVLEMQRLLSDKEGAIEMQFAGNQAKFTFEGMEFVTKLVEGKFPDYNRVIPKNHKNTITMGRTALLATLQRTAILTSEKFKGVRLNLEPGVLRVASSNAEQEEAVDELEIDYSGDAIEIGFNVTYLIDALTNMDQEMVQVDLADSNSSALITIPDNATFKYVVMPMRI is encoded by the coding sequence ATGATCGTACTGAAAGCAACACAAGACAAGGTTTTGTCAGTTCTGCAATCTGTTGCAGGCATCGTTGAACGTCGTCACACATTGCCAATCTTGGCCAATGTGTTGATTCGCAAAACAGGCAGTGCATTGCAACTCACCACCAGCGATTTAGAAATTCAAATTCGCACCACAGCCGAGCTGGATGGTGATGCAGGTAACTTCACCACGACAGTGGGCGCACGCAAGTTGATCGACATCTTGCGCACCATGCCTTCGGATCAAACCGTGAGTTTGGAGTCCAACCAAAACAAATTGATCTTGAAGGGTGGCAAAAGCCGCTTCACCTTGCAAAGCCTGCCAGCTGAAGATTTTCCACTGGTGCAAGAAGCTGCCAACTTTGGCCCTTCCTTCAGCGTGCCACAAAAGACACTCAAAGAGTTGTTGCACCAAGTGTCATTCGCCATGGCTGTGCATGACATCCGCTACTACCTCAACGGTATTTTGTTTGTGGCAGAAGGCAAACAGTTGAGCTTGGTGGCCACGGATGGTCACCGTTTGGCTTTTTCTTCGGCCACGCTGGATGTGGAAGTGCCACGCCAAGAAGTCATCTTGCCGCGCAAAACAGTGCTGGAAATGCAGCGTTTGTTGAGCGACAAAGAAGGCGCGATTGAAATGCAATTTGCAGGCAACCAAGCCAAGTTCACTTTTGAGGGCATGGAGTTTGTGACCAAGTTGGTCGAAGGCAAGTTCCCTGACTACAACCGCGTGATTCCAAAGAACCACAAGAACACCATCACCATGGGTCGTACGGCTTTGTTGGCCACCTTGCAACGCACTGCGATTTTGACCAGCGAGAAGTTCAAAGGCGTTCGCCTCAACCTCGAGCCAGGTGTGTTGCGCGTGGCATCAAGCAACGCTGAGCAAGAAGAAGCTGTGGACGAACTTGAAATTGATTACAGCGGCGACGCTATTGAAATTGGTTTCAATGTGACCTATTTGATCGACGCATTGACCAATATGGACCAAGAAATGGTGCAGGTTGATTTGGCAGATTCCAACAGCTCTGCATTGATCACCATTCCAGACAACGCCACCTTCAAATACGTGGTGATGCCAATGCGTATCTGA
- the gyrB gene encoding DNA topoisomerase (ATP-hydrolyzing) subunit B, protein MTEPTQTPENPVTPPAGEGYGEGSIQILEGLEAVRKRPGMYIGDTSDGSGLHHLVFEVVDNSIDEALAGHCDDIVVTIHSDNSISVTDNGRGIPTGVKMDDKHEPKRSAAEIALTELHAGGKFNQNSYKVSGGLHGVGVSCVNALSKSLRLVVRRDGKVHTLEFSKGFVQNRLIEVVNGVEVSPMRITGDTEKRGTEVHFLPDTEIFTQNTDFHYEILSKRLRELSFLNNGVRIRLMDERTGKEDDFSGAGGVKGFVDFINSGKKVLHPNAFYAEGDRPADTYGGIPGTSIGVEVSMQWNDGYNENVLCFTNNIPQRDGGTHLTGLRAAMTRVINKYIEENEFAKKAKVEVTGDDMREGLCCVLSVKVPEPKFSSQTKDKLVSSEVRAPVEDIVAKTLTDYLQERPNDAKIICGKIVEAARAREAARKAREMTRRKGVLDGMGLPGKLADCQEKDPALCEIYIVEGDSAGGSAKQGRDRKFQAILPLRGKILNVEKARYEKLLTSNEILTLITALGTGIGKASAESGKSATDDFNVDKLRYHRIIIMTDADVDGAHIRTLLLTFFYRQMPELVERGHIYIAQPPLYKVKAGKEELYLKDASALDGFLLRIALKDASITTGGANAQTLSGDTLAELARKHQVAESVIARLSGFMDAEALRAIADGVSINLDTVADAEKSAVTMQEKLRELGSGSEASGEFDVRTDKPILRISRRHHGNVKSSVITQDFVHGADYGALAEAAQTFRDLVGEGSKVHRGEGEKAKEEKVSDFRQAMKWLIGQAENATARQRYKGLGEMNPAQLWETTMDPTVRRLLRVQIDDAIEADRVFTMLMGDEVEPRRNFIENNALRAANIDI, encoded by the coding sequence ATGACCGAACCCACTCAAACCCCTGAAAATCCAGTAACACCTCCAGCCGGTGAAGGCTACGGTGAAGGCTCTATCCAAATTTTGGAAGGCCTTGAGGCGGTTCGTAAGCGTCCCGGCATGTACATCGGCGATACATCCGATGGTTCAGGTTTGCACCACTTGGTGTTTGAGGTGGTGGACAACTCGATTGACGAGGCTTTGGCGGGTCATTGCGATGACATCGTGGTCACCATCCACAGCGACAACTCCATCAGCGTGACTGACAACGGTCGTGGTATTCCCACAGGCGTGAAGATGGATGACAAGCACGAGCCCAAGCGCAGTGCGGCTGAAATTGCTTTGACCGAATTGCACGCGGGCGGCAAATTCAACCAGAACAGTTACAAAGTGTCTGGTGGTTTGCACGGTGTGGGTGTGTCTTGTGTGAACGCGCTGTCCAAGTCATTGCGTTTGGTGGTTCGCCGTGATGGCAAGGTACATACCTTGGAGTTCTCCAAGGGTTTTGTACAAAACCGTTTGATTGAAGTGGTGAACGGTGTGGAAGTGTCCCCTATGCGCATCACGGGTGATACCGAGAAGCGCGGCACAGAAGTTCATTTCTTGCCCGACACAGAAATTTTCACGCAAAACACAGATTTTCATTACGAAATTTTGAGCAAGCGTTTGCGCGAACTCAGCTTTTTGAACAACGGTGTGCGTATCCGCTTGATGGATGAGCGCACAGGCAAAGAAGACGACTTCTCTGGCGCGGGTGGTGTGAAGGGCTTTGTGGACTTCATCAACTCAGGCAAGAAGGTGTTGCATCCCAATGCGTTCTATGCCGAAGGTGATCGTCCTGCGGACACCTATGGCGGTATTCCTGGCACCAGCATTGGCGTGGAAGTGTCCATGCAGTGGAACGATGGTTACAACGAAAACGTTTTGTGCTTTACCAACAACATTCCACAACGTGACGGTGGTACCCATTTGACTGGTTTGCGTGCTGCGATGACGCGTGTCATCAACAAGTACATCGAAGAAAACGAGTTCGCGAAAAAGGCCAAGGTTGAAGTCACGGGCGACGACATGCGCGAAGGCTTGTGCTGTGTGCTGTCGGTCAAAGTGCCTGAGCCCAAGTTCAGTAGCCAAACCAAAGACAAGCTCGTGTCCAGCGAGGTGCGTGCGCCTGTGGAAGACATCGTGGCGAAGACGCTCACCGACTACCTGCAAGAGCGTCCTAACGACGCCAAGATCATTTGCGGCAAGATCGTGGAAGCCGCGCGCGCCCGCGAAGCTGCCCGTAAAGCCCGTGAGATGACACGCCGCAAAGGTGTGTTGGACGGCATGGGCTTGCCCGGTAAGCTGGCGGATTGCCAAGAAAAAGACCCAGCGCTGTGCGAAATCTACATCGTGGAGGGTGACTCCGCGGGTGGTTCAGCCAAGCAAGGCCGTGACCGCAAATTCCAAGCGATCTTGCCCTTGCGCGGCAAGATCTTGAACGTTGAAAAAGCGCGTTACGAGAAGCTGCTGACCAGCAACGAAATCTTGACGCTCATCACCGCCCTGGGCACTGGTATTGGCAAAGCCAGTGCCGAGTCTGGCAAGTCGGCCACCGATGACTTCAACGTCGACAAGCTGCGCTACCACCGCATCATCATCATGACCGACGCGGACGTGGACGGTGCGCACATTCGTACGCTGTTGCTCACGTTCTTCTATCGCCAAATGCCAGAGTTGGTCGAGCGTGGCCACATCTACATTGCACAACCCCCTTTGTACAAGGTCAAGGCAGGCAAAGAAGAGCTGTACCTCAAAGACGCATCCGCATTGGATGGCTTCTTGTTGCGCATTGCATTGAAAGACGCCAGCATCACCACCGGCGGAGCAAATGCGCAAACCTTGAGCGGCGACACCTTAGCCGAATTGGCGCGCAAGCACCAAGTGGCTGAATCTGTCATTGCCCGCTTGAGCGGCTTCATGGACGCAGAAGCCTTGCGCGCGATTGCGGATGGTGTGTCTATCAACCTCGACACCGTGGCAGACGCTGAAAAGTCGGCTGTGACCATGCAAGAAAAATTGCGCGAACTCGGCAGCGGCTCAGAAGCCTCGGGCGAGTTTGATGTGCGTACTGATAAACCCATCTTGCGCATCAGCCGTCGCCACCATGGCAACGTCAAGAGCAGCGTGATTACCCAAGACTTCGTGCACGGTGCCGATTACGGTGCTTTGGCCGAAGCTGCACAAACCTTCCGTGATTTGGTGGGCGAGGGTTCTAAAGTACACCGCGGCGAAGGTGAAAAAGCCAAAGAAGAAAAGGTCTCTGACTTCCGCCAAGCCATGAAGTGGTTGATTGGTCAAGCCGAAAACGCCACGGCACGTCAACGCTACAAGGGTTTGGGTGAGATGAACCCCGCGCAGCTGTGGGAAACCACGATGGACCCGACGGTTCGCCGCTTGTTGCGTGTGCAAATTGACGATGCCATTGAAGCCGATCGCGTGTTCACCATGTTGATGGGCGACGAGGTCGAGCCTCGCCGCAACTTCATCGAAAACAACGCTTTGCGCGCTGCCAACATCGATATTTAA
- a CDS encoding Spy/CpxP family protein refolding chaperone: MTRLNTTRFALSVLLAGTALAAVVPAQAQPMMGEMGVHHDEGRMHERMTKHWEKRQTELKAKLHLTATQEPAWNAFVQGMKMPAKPLMQPLDRDAMAKLSTPERMEKMNSVHEANLAAMQAHVKQRSEATRTFYNQLTAEQQKVFDAETLPEHSRWKGKRD, encoded by the coding sequence ATGACCCGTTTGAACACCACCCGTTTTGCACTGTCTGTTTTGTTAGCTGGAACTGCCTTGGCCGCTGTCGTGCCTGCACAAGCCCAACCCATGATGGGCGAAATGGGCGTCCACCACGATGAGGGCCGCATGCATGAACGCATGACCAAGCATTGGGAGAAGCGTCAGACAGAACTGAAAGCCAAGCTGCATTTAACGGCTACACAAGAGCCCGCATGGAATGCCTTTGTACAAGGCATGAAAATGCCCGCAAAGCCCCTCATGCAACCTCTTGATCGAGACGCCATGGCCAAGCTGAGCACGCCAGAGCGCATGGAAAAAATGAATTCGGTGCATGAAGCCAATTTGGCTGCCATGCAAGCGCACGTCAAACAACGCTCAGAAGCGACGCGTACGTTCTACAACCAACTGACGGCTGAACAGCAAAAGGTGTTTGATGCCGAAACCCTTCCAGAGCATTCACGCTGGAAGGGCAAGCGCGATTAA
- a CDS encoding cation transporter gives MDNTFQVQGMTCGHCEMAVKKAIARLDPEAKVEIDRSTGKVDVHSTKPREDIAHAIADEGYQVA, from the coding sequence ATGGACAACACGTTTCAAGTTCAGGGCATGACATGCGGCCATTGCGAAATGGCCGTCAAAAAAGCCATTGCACGCTTGGATCCGGAAGCTAAAGTGGAGATTGACCGCAGCACAGGCAAGGTCGATGTGCACAGCACCAAACCACGCGAAGACATTGCACATGCCATTGCCGACGAAGGCTACCAAGTCGCGTAA
- a CDS encoding heavy metal translocating P-type ATPase, with the protein MSELSCDIGIGGMTCASCVARVERAIAKLPGVESVSVNLATESARVTWAASQAAEDEQTQQARLRRAVRDAGYEPLAAEHLEQAPAGAWAGFSPVALGLLLSAPLVLPMLGDALGQHWMLPALWQFLLATPVQFVLGARFYKAGWHALLAGSGNMDLLVALGTSAGWALSVWLWLTAPAGAMVHLYFEGSAVVITLVLLGKWLEARAKRQTTDAIRALHALRPARARVITLDGELEIPIEELLLGDRLVVLPGERFAADGVVLEGQTQVDEAMLTGEPLPVHKVVDSRVTGGSINGEGRVVIRVSATGTATVLANIIRLVEDAQAAKAPIQRLVDQVSAVFVPVVLVLALATLLVWWFTGHSLEVSLIHCVAVLVIACPCALGLATPAAIMAGTGVAAKHGILIKDAQALEVAHKVDTVAFDKTGTLTVGQPRLLSLLATAGSDSAAETQTLLTLTASLQSGSEHPLAHAVVQAAKAQGVAFAAPDSAKAVPGFGSEGVVQGRTLLLGSLRWMTELALPEGAWLAQASALQAQGATVSVLAERTAQGVVPRAVLAFGDEPKPGVQAALAKLRARGLRLVMISGDNAGAAQAMAARLGLRSDEVHADVMPGDKAALVKRLQHNPHGSPHVVAFVGDGINDAPALAAADVGLAMANLNADGQRGGTDVAMQAAGITLMRGDVALVAGALDISARTVAKIRQNLFWAFVYNAAGIPLAAMGYLSPVVAGAAMALSSVSVMTNALLLKRWKP; encoded by the coding sequence ATGTCTGAATTGTCTTGCGATATTGGTATTGGTGGAATGACCTGTGCGTCCTGCGTGGCCCGTGTGGAACGCGCGATTGCCAAACTGCCAGGGGTTGAATCGGTGAGTGTCAACTTGGCCACCGAGTCTGCCAGGGTGACTTGGGCTGCTTCGCAGGCTGCTGAGGATGAACAAACCCAGCAAGCCCGTCTGCGGCGGGCCGTCCGCGATGCGGGCTACGAGCCTTTGGCGGCTGAGCATTTAGAGCAAGCACCTGCAGGTGCGTGGGCGGGGTTTTCGCCGGTTGCTTTGGGTCTCTTGCTCAGTGCGCCATTGGTTTTGCCCATGCTGGGCGATGCCTTGGGTCAGCATTGGATGTTGCCCGCGCTGTGGCAGTTTTTGCTGGCGACGCCTGTGCAGTTTGTGTTGGGTGCGCGCTTTTACAAAGCGGGTTGGCACGCGCTGTTGGCGGGCAGTGGCAATATGGATTTGTTGGTTGCCTTGGGCACCAGCGCGGGTTGGGCGTTGTCCGTGTGGTTGTGGCTCACCGCCCCAGCAGGGGCCATGGTGCATTTGTATTTCGAAGGCTCCGCCGTTGTCATCACCTTGGTGTTGTTGGGCAAATGGCTAGAGGCCCGCGCCAAGCGTCAAACAACCGATGCCATTCGCGCTTTGCATGCCTTGCGTCCAGCGCGCGCACGCGTGATCACCCTAGATGGCGAGCTGGAAATTCCGATTGAAGAACTGTTGCTTGGCGACCGTTTGGTCGTCTTGCCAGGTGAGCGTTTTGCAGCAGATGGTGTGGTGCTTGAGGGTCAAACGCAAGTCGATGAAGCCATGCTCACGGGTGAACCATTGCCCGTGCACAAGGTGGTGGATTCACGCGTGACGGGTGGCAGCATCAATGGTGAAGGCCGTGTGGTGATTCGCGTCAGCGCGACAGGCACGGCCACGGTGTTGGCCAACATCATTCGCTTGGTGGAAGACGCACAAGCGGCCAAGGCGCCCATTCAGCGCTTGGTGGATCAGGTGTCTGCGGTGTTTGTGCCAGTGGTCTTGGTGCTGGCCTTGGCCACGTTGTTGGTTTGGTGGTTCACGGGCCATAGCCTTGAGGTGTCGCTCATCCATTGCGTCGCGGTGCTGGTCATTGCGTGCCCGTGTGCTTTGGGGCTGGCTACGCCAGCGGCCATCATGGCGGGCACGGGTGTGGCCGCTAAGCACGGCATCTTGATCAAAGATGCTCAGGCCTTAGAAGTGGCGCACAAGGTGGACACGGTCGCGTTTGACAAAACGGGCACCTTGACCGTGGGTCAGCCGCGTTTGTTGTCGTTGCTTGCCACTGCAGGGTCTGACTCGGCGGCAGAGACTCAAACCTTGCTCACGCTCACGGCGAGTTTGCAAAGCGGCAGCGAACATCCGTTGGCTCATGCGGTGGTGCAAGCGGCCAAGGCCCAAGGCGTGGCGTTTGCAGCCCCTGACAGCGCGAAGGCGGTTCCCGGCTTTGGCAGCGAAGGTGTAGTGCAGGGCCGCACTTTGCTGCTTGGCAGCTTGCGTTGGATGACCGAACTGGCTTTGCCAGAAGGTGCATGGCTCGCGCAAGCGAGCGCTTTGCAAGCCCAGGGCGCCACGGTGTCGGTGTTGGCTGAACGAACGGCGCAAGGGGTCGTGCCACGCGCTGTTCTCGCGTTTGGCGATGAACCCAAGCCGGGTGTGCAAGCTGCCTTGGCTAAGTTGCGCGCGCGTGGTTTGCGTTTGGTGATGATCTCTGGTGACAACGCGGGTGCCGCACAAGCCATGGCCGCACGCTTGGGTTTGCGTTCAGACGAGGTACACGCCGACGTGATGCCCGGTGACAAAGCGGCGTTGGTGAAACGCTTGCAACACAACCCACATGGCTCTCCCCATGTGGTCGCTTTTGTGGGCGATGGCATCAATGACGCGCCCGCCTTGGCTGCAGCTGATGTGGGCTTGGCCATGGCCAACCTCAACGCAGATGGCCAGCGTGGTGGCACCGATGTGGCCATGCAAGCCGCAGGCATCACTCTCATGCGCGGTGACGTGGCCTTGGTCGCCGGTGCGTTGGACATCTCGGCGCGCACGGTCGCCAAGATTCGGCAAAACTTGTTTTGGGCGTTTGTTTACAACGCCGCAGGCATCCCGCTGGCTGCCATGGGCTATTTGAGCCCTGTCGTCGCGGGTGCCGCCATGGCGTTGAGTTCCGTCAGCGTGATGACCAACGCTTTGTTGTTGAAGCGTTGGAAACCTTGA